The sequence GAGGTAGCTGCCGGCATCGGTCGTGCCGACCGTGGCGTTCGGCAAATACGGATACAGGGTTAAATCCAGCTTGGGTGGTCGTCGTTCGATGGCGCACAATACTAGGTGTTTGATGGCATCAAAGCTGAGCACGCCCAGATGATGGGCCTGGCCAATGGCACGCTCGACTTGCCCGATGCTGAAGGTTTCCAGCAACCGCAGGACCTGGATATATTCCTTGCGCCCACGCTTGTCCATGCGCGCTTCCAGCAGGCGTCGCAATCGCTCGAAGGCCGCTGGTAATGCCCACTCTTGCAGCGGTGCAGCCTGGTCAAGCGCACGCGGCTTCCTCTCCAGCAACGCCAGATAGTGCAGCGGGTTCACCACGAAGTCCGCTTTGGCATAACTGCGACGATGGTGCGCAATGCACTCCGGATTGCCAACCAGATAGATGTCGACCCAGTCGACGGTGCCTTTGACCAGCACCGCCTGATGACCGTATTGCGTCGGTACCGAATAGTCGTTGGTGCGGTAACGGACCAACGATTGCGATGATACCCGGCTGGTTTGCTTGTGACTGGCGTCATAGAGCGTTACCGGCAACGGCATCAATGCCGCCCGGTCATGGATGAGGCGCTGGCCGATGGTGTCAGATTGACCACGCAGCACGGCACGCTGACGTTTCAGGCAGCCGTCCAGCAATTGGCTATTCAATGCAGCGAAGTCATCTGCCACCGGCAATGGCACCATGAAGTGGCGTCGGCTGTAGCCGACCAGTCCTTCCACTTTACCCTTGTCGTTACCTTTGGCGGGACGTCCGAATTTATCATCAAACAAGTAATAACTCTGCAATTCGGCAAAGGCATGGGTCCGTCGGCGCTGGCCATCGCCTAATATCTTGGCCACTGCAATCCTGGTGTTGTCGTACAGAATTGATTGCGGCACGCCACCGAGAAACGCGAAGGCAGCAAGATGACCGTCCAGAAAGGCTTCCGTGTCTTCGGTCGGATACGCCTTGACGAAACACGCATCCGAATGCGGCATGTCCAGGCAGAAATAGTGGAAGCGGACCTTCTTGCCGCCGATGTACCCGTCGGCTTCGCCGAAATCGACCTGGGCATGGCCGGGGCGATGCGCCAGTGGCATGAACACTTCCTTCTGCCGGCTGGCCACACCGTTGACGTACTCGCGCACCAGGGTGTAGCTACCGTCGTAACCATGCTCGTCACGTAATCGTTCGCGGATACGTACCGCCGTATGGCGCTGTTTCACATGGACTTGCTTATCGGCCTCGAGAATGGCGTCGATGATGGCTGCGAACGGTGCCAGCGTCGGAGAGACCGGGGCCGGCGCTCGCCGATATCCCGGCGGTGCCGCGAACTGGCACATCTTCCTGACGGTATTGCGATGGATACCGAAGTAGCGCGCAACCGCACGCTCACTCTTGTTCTCGACCATCACGGCGCGACGTACTTTGACGTATATGTCCACGGGAAACATCCTTTCCGCCTTTCTTATGCACCATCAAGGGCATAAGACTACAGGCTGGGATTGGTACACTTTTAACGCGCCATTCACGGCCGTTTCAAGTGCGCTATCCGGTACATTATTCACGCGGCATTTATACTTCTATGAACTACACCAGAATCAAGCAGCCACTGATGTAACGTCAGACGGACTGATGGCGCATGCACCCTCCCTTGGGCGAAAGTTGAAATACTGTTTGATCATCTCATCGGTGATATGCGGATCGCAGTTACGCCCGCCTGTAAGCGACGTGCCCCACTTCGTTCAGTCGACAATTACTTTCGCAATGGCCTCAGCGACGTACTCGACGTTTCGGCTATTAATGCCGGCGACGCAAATACGACCGGAGCGAACCAGATAGATACCAAATTCATCCCGCAAACGGTCGACCTGATCTGCAGAAAGTCCTGTGTAGCTAAACATGCCTCGCTGCTTCAGGAGGTACTGCAGATCCCAACCCGCAAGCCTGCTTGATAATGCATAGAAAAGCTTCTGACGCATCGTCTTGATCCGAACCCGCATGGCGGTAACCTCAGCCTCCCATTCTTCGCGTAGCAAAGGATCCAGAAGCACGCGAGCGACAATCTGCCCCCCGTGGTTTGGTGGGCTCGAATAATTCGTTCCTACCGTGCACTTCAACTGTCCGAGAACGCGCGCGGCTTCCGATTTGTCTGCGCAGACTACCGACAGGCTGCCGCATCGTTCACTATAGAAGGAAAGATTTTTGGAAAAAGAATTGCTAACGAGGAATCGCGCACCAGTTTGCGCCATCGCACGGATTACAAACGCATCTTCGTCAAGGCCGTCGCCAAAGCCCTGGTACGCCATATCAAGGAATGAAATCAGTTTACGATCGAGCACGACTGAGAGAATTTCTTCCCATTGATTATTAGAAAGGTCCGCGCCCGTCGGATTATGACAACAGGGCTGAAGGAGAATCACGGTTTGTTCAGGCATGCTCTTGAGCGCCGCAAGCATGTCGTCGAAACGAACACTGGCTGTAACCGGATCGTAATA is a genomic window of Glaciimonas sp. CA11.2 containing:
- the istA gene encoding IS21 family transposase, whose amino-acid sequence is MFPVDIYVKVRRAVMVENKSERAVARYFGIHRNTVRKMCQFAAPPGYRRAPAPVSPTLAPFAAIIDAILEADKQVHVKQRHTAVRIRERLRDEHGYDGSYTLVREYVNGVASRQKEVFMPLAHRPGHAQVDFGEADGYIGGKKVRFHYFCLDMPHSDACFVKAYPTEDTEAFLDGHLAAFAFLGGVPQSILYDNTRIAVAKILGDGQRRRTHAFAELQSYYLFDDKFGRPAKGNDKGKVEGLVGYSRRHFMVPLPVADDFAALNSQLLDGCLKRQRAVLRGQSDTIGQRLIHDRAALMPLPVTLYDASHKQTSRVSSQSLVRYRTNDYSVPTQYGHQAVLVKGTVDWVDIYLVGNPECIAHHRRSYAKADFVVNPLHYLALLERKPRALDQAAPLQEWALPAAFERLRRLLEARMDKRGRKEYIQVLRLLETFSIGQVERAIGQAHHLGVLSFDAIKHLVLCAIERRPPKLDLTLYPYLPNATVGTTDAGSYLSLLSGNALLTQPVTGDLA
- a CDS encoding amino acid aminotransferase; translation: MFDHIASYAGDPVFGLTDALQKDPRSHKINLGIGLYHDEDGRIPLLPVVAKAEAALALEVHARPYLPMEGIAAYREAVQDMVFGASHEAVTSGRIATIQTVGGSGALKVGADFLKRYFPDSEVWLSDPTWGSHHAIFEGAGFKVRTYPYYDPVTASVRFDDMLAALKSMPEQTVILLQPCCHNPTGADLSNNQWEEILSVVLDRKLISFLDMAYQGFGDGLDEDAFVIRAMAQTGARFLVSNSFSKNLSFYSERCGSLSVVCADKSEAARVLGQLKCTVGTNYSSPPNHGGQIVARVLLDPLLREEWEAEVTAMRVRIKTMRQKLFYALSSRLAGWDLQYLLKQRGMFSYTGLSADQVDRLRDEFGIYLVRSGRICVAGINSRNVEYVAEAIAKVIVD